A genomic region of Eucalyptus grandis isolate ANBG69807.140 chromosome 5, ASM1654582v1, whole genome shotgun sequence contains the following coding sequences:
- the LOC104446785 gene encoding uncharacterized protein LOC104446785, with protein MLDEMLKWRSAFKPEEISWEEVAIEGEIGKVYRASFHDRYGRSVLILRPGMQNTHVLFDEDYSMYWRRSELMKYKDGELSWFNAGVRVGVGIGLGICIGVGLLVRTYQATTGN; from the exons atgtTAGATGAGATGCTGAAATGGAGATCAGCTTTTAAGCCTGAGGAAATCAGCTGG GAAGAAGTTGCTATTGAAGGTGAAATTGGAAAAGTATACAGAGCAAGTTTTCATGATCGTTATGGAAGGAGTGTTCTTATATTGAGACCTGGAATGCAG AATACTCATGTACTGTTTGATGAGGACTACAGCATGTACTGGCGGAGGTCGGAACTCATGAAATACAAAGATGGTGAACTCTCATGGTTCAATGCCGGAGTAAGAGTTGGAGTTGGAATTGGGCTTGGCATATGCATAGGAGTAGGGCTGCTGGTGCGTACTTACCAAGCAACTACTGGGAATTAG
- the LOC120293819 gene encoding TMV resistance protein N-like translates to MEGSFDRGCKNQGMGVKDKSQGEIINTIVDEVLTKLMKRMRNLPDHLVGIHDHVEAIMDMLNEGSCDVRYLVIHGMGGIGKTTLASVVFNKISNQFQGCSFLLDIHESTQQGRIVDLQKQLLSEILQGGSLGIHNSVDIGINTITERFHGKKVLLVLDDVDNRDQLSKLAGKSDWFGPGSRIIITTRDINFCQSKEGQREQFPSTFSRVSNL, encoded by the exons ATGGAGGGAAGCTTTGACCGAGGTTGCAAGAATCAAGGGATGGGCGTGAAGGACAAAAG CCAGGGTGAAATCATCAACACTATTGTTGATGAGGTTTTGACCAAGCTAATGAAAAGAATGCGAAATCTGCCTGATCATTTAGTTGGGATTCATGATCATGTTGAAGCTATCATGGACATGTTAAACGAAGGTTCTTGTGATGTTCGTTACCTGGTCATCCATGGAATGGGCGGTATcggtaagacaactcttgcaaGTGTTGTCTTTAATAAAATCTCCAATCAATTTCAAGGTTGTAGCTTCCTTTTGGACATTCATGAATCTACACAACAGGGTAGAATTGTTGACTTACAAAAACAGTTGTTATCAGAGATTCTCCAAGGTGGATCTTTAGGGATCCACAATTCTGTTGATATAGGGATTAACACAATTACAGAAAGATTTCATGGTAAGAAAGTTCTCCTTGTTCTCGATGACGTGGATAATAGGGATCAACTCTCTAAGCTAGCTGGAAAGAGTGATTGGTTTGGTCCAGGAAGTAGAATCATCATTACAACAAGGGACATCAACTTTTGCCAATCAAAGGAAGGACAAAGAGAGCAGTTTCCAAGCACATTCTCAAGAGTTTCAAATCTATAA